A single Anatilimnocola floriformis DNA region contains:
- the rplT gene encoding 50S ribosomal protein L20: protein MRTTKGHARNKAKKRIFKRAKGYWGGRRKLFRTVKETLARAGDFARRDRRVKKREFRKLWIIRLSAAVAERGLRYSQFINGLKKANIILDRKSLSEIAIADPPAFDAVFKEVKAALA, encoded by the coding sequence ATGCGTACGACCAAAGGTCACGCTCGTAACAAAGCCAAGAAGCGGATTTTCAAACGGGCCAAGGGTTATTGGGGTGGCCGGCGCAAGCTGTTCCGCACCGTCAAGGAAACGCTCGCCCGCGCCGGAGATTTTGCACGGCGCGATCGCCGCGTCAAAAAGCGCGAGTTCCGCAAGCTGTGGATCATTCGCCTCAGCGCTGCCGTCGCCGAACGTGGCCTCCGCTACAGCCAGTTCATCAATGGCTTGAAGAAGGCCAACATCATTCTCGATCGCAAGAGCTTGTCGGAAATCGCCATTGCCGATCCACCGGCCTTCGATGCGGTCTTCAAGGAAGTCAAGGCGGCCCTCGCCTAG
- the rpmI gene encoding 50S ribosomal protein L35, with protein MPKMKTHKGTKKRFRITATGKFKHRAAGTSHLASRMSKKRRRNLRGTRVLHDSVNHQIARALGKYSL; from the coding sequence ATGCCCAAGATGAAGACGCACAAGGGAACGAAAAAACGTTTCCGAATTACCGCGACGGGTAAGTTCAAGCACCGCGCAGCCGGGACGAGCCACTTGGCCTCTCGTATGTCGAAGAAGCGCCGTCGCAATTTGCGCGGCACTCGGGTGCTGCACGATTCCGTCAATCACCAGATCGCGCGGGCCCTGGGCAAATACAGCCTGTAA